From Mauremys reevesii isolate NIE-2019 linkage group 10, ASM1616193v1, whole genome shotgun sequence, the proteins below share one genomic window:
- the LOC120373952 gene encoding cytochrome P450 3A24-like yields the protein MNFLPSLSLETWLLLIAFVSLLMLYGIWPYRFFKKLGIPGPRPLPFIGTFHEYRNGILDFDKKCFQKYGKIWGLFDGRQPVLAILDPVIIKTILVKECYTVFTNRRVFGLSGDLESALTIATDEQWKRIRTVLSPTFTSGKLKEMFPIMNRYGEILVKNIQKKVDNDESLEMKSIFGTYSLDVVASTSFSVNIDSMNNPNDPLVAYIKKYLSFNFFNPLLLSVVMFPFLTPVLEKMNVSLFPSGFLDFFLNIIQRIKKERQKNDHSVRVDFLQLMVDSQSSDGSSEPNEKTHSYKALSDKEIMAQALVFILAGYETTSSTLNFLSYNLATHPDVQQRLQEEIDAALPNKAAPTYDAILQMEYLDMVVNETLRLFPAGGRIERVCKKSIEINGVVIPKGTLAMIPAYVLHQDPEHWPEPEEFRPERFSKENRESIDPYIFLPFGAGPRNCIGMRFALLSLKLAMIVLLQRFSFRTCKDTSIPLVLDTKGFLQPKKPIILKMVPRTHVDQEE from the exons TTATGGGATCTGGCCATACCGATTCTTTAAGAAGCTGGGTATTCCTGGGCCAAGGCCTCTGCCTTTCATCGGAACGTTCCACGAATACCGGAAT ggAATTCTGGATTTCGACAAGAAGTGTTTCCAGAAATATGGTAAAATTTGGGG ATTGTTTGATGGCAGGCAGCCAGTCCTGGCTATTCTGGACCCTGTAATCATCAAAACCATCCTGGTGAAAGAGTGCTATACCGTCTTTACCAATCGTCGG GTCTTTGGTCTAAGTGGAGATTTGGAGTCTGCCCTTACAATAGCCACAGATGAGCAGTGGAAGAGGATTCGCACTGTGCTCTCTCCGACGTTCACCAGCGGGAAGCTAAAGGAG ATGTTTCCTATCATGAATCGCTATGGAGAGATTTTAGTGAAAAACATCCAGAAGAAAGTGGATAACGACGAGTCCCTGGAAATGAAGAG CATCTTCGGCACCTACAGCTTGGATGTGGTGGCCAGCACTTCATTTAGTGTGAACATAGACTCCATGAACAACCCCAACGACCCCCTTGTCGCCTACATCAAGAAGTATCTCTCATTCAATTTCTTTAACCCACTGCTCCTCTCAGTAG TGATGTTCCCCTTCCTCACTCCAGTGCTGGAAAAGATGAACGTGAGTCTGTTTCCCTCGGGCTTCCTGGACTTTTTCCTCAACATCATCCAGCGCATCAAGAAGGAGCGGCAGAAGAATGACCACTCG GTCCGGGTGGATTTCCTGCAGTTGATGGTTGACTCACAGAGCTCAGATGGCAGCTCTGAACCTAATGAGAAGACACACTCCTATAAAG CTCTGTCTGACAAGGAGATTATGGCGCAGGCCCTTGTCTTTATCTTAGCTGGTTATGAGACCACCAGCTCCACCCTCAACTTCCTCTCATATAACCTGGCCACTCACCCTGATgtgcagcagagactgcaggaggAGATTGATGCCGCTCTTCCCAACAAG gctgctcccacCTACGACGCCATCCTGCAGATGGAGTATCTCGACATGGTGGTGAATGAAACCCTCAGGCTCTTCCCCGCAGGTGGGCGGATTGAAAGAGTCTGCAAGAAAAGCATTGAGATAAATGGAGTGGTCATTCCGAAAGGCACCCTGGCAATGATCCCAGCCTACGTGCTGCATCAGGACCCGGAACACTGGCCAGAGCCGGAAGAGTTCAGGCCAGAGAG GTTCAGTAAAGAGAACAGAGAGAGCATTGACCCCTACATTTTCCTGCCCTTTGGAGCTGGTCCCAGGAACTGCATTGGAATGAGGTTTGCTCTTCTCAGCCTGAAATTGGCCATGATTGTGCTGTTGCAAAGATTTTCCTTCAGAACCTGCAAAGACACCTCG ATCCCTCTGGTGCTGGACACGAAGGGTTTCTTGCAACCCAAGAAGCCAATCATTCTGAAGATGGTCCCCAGAACCCATGTCGATCAAGAGGAGTAA